aagcaacgcagaagacaagactgcgaagagacgagcatacgacgctgaacgcaagcgtttaagcgagctgcggacccggaacttcgtgcacgctggagccgttcaagtcgtacttggtgtgcgcatcgtgtaacaattaagcattcccaaaccatacacaattacgcaacattcacgcgatacctacaccactctgcgacgcatttactcgagttccccccgtggaaaTATGCGGGCGACTTTTTCCTTGTCACGTCTATCACAACATTTTATTGACCGCGGATAGTCATCTTGCAGTGCTTGTAGGCCAGTTAGTCCCGATCAAGCAAGCTATCAAGCAGTATTTCTACAGAAACGTCGTATGAACATGGTCTTCACGCAACGGCGGAGGATAAGACCCCCCCGCCCCCGGGAAAtttgaattttgcatgtgtatatgtgcacggacacgtacaaacacacgcacgaacatatatacaaGCGGGTTGACCCTCCGCCCCCTCGcccactgagaaaaaaaaaattctggttacgcccctgtcTTCACGACTTGAGTTTTGAACACAATGTAAAGCGTCAGTAGTCTTACCTTTGCATGCAAAAAGTCCAAGAAGATCGGAACGAATTCGTACGAATAAACGTCTATTCTACCGTATGCTGGTAGGATTGTTTACATAATATCGTGGTCAAGGAAACCCCGCTACGCGCGGTGCGCGCGATGGTGATGTTTCCCCGCATCTCAGTTGACCACGTTGACTTTTGCAGGAAAGCCGTCTCCAGTGCTCACATGGAAGCGGAACGGCAGCGACTTCCCGACCAAGACGCTGACTTCGGTCGCCGGAGACGTGAAGCAGTCCAAGCTGACGCTGTCCTCGCTGCAGAGGAACGACCTCATGGCCACGTACACGTGTGTCTCCTCCAACAACGTGTCCACTCCCATGGAGGTCTCTGTCACACTGGAACTGAACCGTGAGTCATTGTAACCTTAATTTATTTAGCAAGAATGGAAATCAATTGCCTGCGTTCTCTATAAAAAATTAACAATAAACTACGGTAGCACGAACAATATTCACTGGTGTCCGATATAAATGTTTACCTACTTAATGATAAATTGATGAGTTCTAAACAACGGCAGTAGAGCTTGCGCAAGCATTTTTAGTAAAACACTCGTAATGCTTACTAATAAATCGCGGAAGGTGGCTAAACACTGTGAAACAGCGCAATATAAGGAGAAAACACGAAAGATGTGAAAGTAACACAAAAAGCCACTTTCGTTATTTTCTCATTTGCTCATCTTTTGTATTTCGTGCTTTGGCGCGCTGTCGGGCGATGAATCGTTACTGGTGGTGGCTAACAATTATTCCCAATTTATAGCGTGGAATAGCCAATGTATGTATAaggctagcatgaaaatatttaACATCGGACCATGTCGTCCGGGTTATAGTGTTAACTACGTGATAACGGAATCGGTATAAATATCGAATAGATCATAACACGTGCCAGTTTATGACAACAACTGGCAGATCTACGAAAGTCATGGCCCAGTATTACGTCAGCCAGCGTGGCAATAAACAGAACCAACATCGAAATGCTGACTTCTTACCAAGAATGAGCGTGATTTCTACCTACGATATACCTACGTATCGCTACTATCTACATGCAACCTACATGTCGCTACTATCTACATGCAACGCTCGGACTTTGTGCATGCATGCACGGCTCATTACAGCGCAGTTGTACATGGCTCATTACAGATTCTAAGTACTCTTCTTGTGCGTAAGCAAAATTCCCGAAATAAGTGAATAAAATAAAGCTTCTTGGGAGAGCTGGATTTGGAACCAGCTCCCATGCTCCGAAAGCAATTTTTTTAAGCACTGGGCTAAGCCCCCATGCTTGCAGAAagcgaatatatctgaaccatatgaaagCGTTGCACTCACTGTGCCAAACGAATTTGAAAAAGACAGCACTTGCCATAGAGGTTCGTTGAATTTCATGGTGCTAAAATAAAAGCCGTTTGCAGGACAACATGCAAAGCCTGCATGAAGAATTGTGCACACAAAAATATTGCCTTTGCGAAAATTTAACGCAAAACATGCGTGTCGCTAAGCGCCTTTTAAAGGGCCGCTTTCTAGGTCACTTCTGCGTTGTGTGCTACAGAGCTCAGCAGAATGAAATGACttctcttgtttgtttgtttcaaagacgatagtatttcttcgggaacttaaacacagaaatttttgtctgtctgtctgtctgtctgtcatacgattcagccacccggccaaagtttaagcacttgctgaacgcacagccatcttgaactggtagctgcgttcatacttgggaacgttgtcgatcaaaaagcaaatattacgcatatctgaggcgtaacatcaatacgtaagtattaggtggtgtgttcctttactagaaaatacatagatacgtaattcaaAAGACCCTAGTATTTTTTAGGATACGCTGAATATGCTAGCGTTTATTAGGCTGTGCTGAAACGATGCAGAATAGCCGGCAGAAAAAGACGGCCGGCAgtagactatcgtctttcgacgacgtttgcagcgaagcgcgcagataagcggccatttttttttatttcctttctttataCGCGGTTCCAGTGGCACCGACGTCGGTGCAGATCCGCAAGAGCGAAGCTCCCATCTCGTCGGGCCTCACAGCCGAGATCCTGTGCGAGGTCTGGGGTTCGCGTCCGCCACCGGAGATCACGTGGTGGAAGAGCAGCGAGCAGCTGAACCAGACCTTCGTGCACGTGTCGCAGGACGGGAACCTGACCACCAGCGTGGTGGCGTTCTCGCCTCAACGCTCCGACAACGGTCAGATGCTGGTGTGCCGAGCGCAGAACCCGCGCCTAAGGAACAGCGCCCGCGAGGACCAGTGGGAACTCAGCGTTCACTGTGAGCATTGGAAGCAACGGCAGGGGGCGCCAAACGCAAATATGGCATTCGCGGAAGGCGCGGTACACTTGCTAAAAAAAAGGAGCAgtatgtcagtttttttttacgctgattcctgacttgccacgtagataactctctttaaagacgcACCTTAACTCTCTATTGGGTCTCATGACTGTCCGTCGAGAGTGTAGTGATCGCCAAGGAGTGtaatatctctttttttttttcttagagtgtacagtcGCGcttaatatgacttgcaacatgggagcgcgtggcctcatgagttcaaagacgCGTCCATGGCCTCAAGTAGTTTTCACTTCAGCAACTTAACGATACTTTCTTATTTGGTATCAtccccgagtgcgagaacagtgtttagttatggaaataatggctagtggaagccatgcgcagtctttgaactTGTGAGGCCACATGCTCCAGTGTtgaaagtcatattgagcgcgactgtacatgcagGATGATACCGATTGAAATTTGGTTCAGACGACAGGTAAACTATGTGCAGGACGCGTACCAAGCGCAACCAGAGGTGCGAATGATGTTAAGTGGCTATAGAAATAGTCAGGAATACGTTATGGTAATGATATTGCGGCGCTACCTATGTAGTTCAGATGTCGCATGCAGGCAAGGAATCTACGCGGAAGAACACTTCcgaaagaggggagggggaggcaaaaaaaaaaggcaacgctTCCAAAGATTAACAAATGCATGCTACAACATGAGTGACGAAAGGAATGAAGAAGTAGTTATACAGAAGTAAGTTGACTAAAATAGCAAACATGAAAATCGCGCACGCAGCACTTAGTGACAGCATTTCAGCCTTGCGTCTTTGTTGTTAGCCATAAAAGTTGTATTCTAATAGGTCAACAGGTCAAACCGGCAGTTTTCAGCACAACAGCTGTTCCTTGTCAATGTTGTATATGTGAAAAATTCATCGCATACACTTCTTCACTTGTTCTTCCTTATggcaaaaaaggaaacaaaaaaagagatcgGACTTTACCAAACGTAATTCTcttctaagttttttttttccgagagtAAGGCTTGAGCGATCTCTGTGTGCCTGGGAAAAGGAGATATGTCTAGGCTATCACCATGGCAACGTAGACGACCTCATCTTTGTTTAATTTCCATATCATAAAGGATGTAATATATCATAGAATTCTTAGCATAAGACCACAAACACCATTATTTCATCTTTTGTGCCCGAAATATAGTTTAGTGGCCGTGATTCCCGAGGAAGACATGGATAAATGCCTGACCAGACTGTTCGCTACCCTGTATATAAAAACAAatgatataatttttttttctacgtgaacCGTCAAATTTTTGGCAACGTGAAAATGTTAAACAGTTCAGAAAGTCTACCTAATTGCTGTCTTTCTATCAAGTGTGTAAACACGCAATATAAAGTATTTTCATTAATCTCACAGTACCTCTCATTAGCACGATCACCGCAATTATTTCCAGTTCGAGAAAGGATGTGTAAACCTAAAATATACTGCCATATTTCTTTTTAACATCGAAGTGCAGCTTTTATTTTTGACGCGGAAGTGTATTCTTTGACACTCTATTGGGAGGCATAGATTACTAAAGCTTTTTCTCATGATGTCCCCTCCAGCCTTTAGGATTGATAACAACTTTTCATGGTAATGTCATTAGCGCACCCATACGAGCGAATTTGGCAGTATAAAACTTATTGCGACGTCCTTGGCAAACACGAACGTTAGTTCTCTGTCTGTGTCTCGTCGTAATCCACAAAGTCAACAACGAAGAAAGCGAATTCAGTTGCCGTCACTTAACCATAGATGGCCGGTCTTCTCTggcgaaataaataaattgtaTATAACTTTTTACGGAGCAATTATTTCATGCAAATGCTGAACTTATGTTTCTttctgttcctcttttttttatccACCTTAAAAAAAGAACTAATGAAGCTGTATACGTAACTGCAACTTGCGACCTTCgtacaaatataaaaaaaaaaaaaaaacggctctgtCTACTTTGCCTCGAAATGTACCGAGAAGCGCTGTGTCAGTACAGAAGTTATCACCGGGCGTACATACTGTGCCGGTGCGTGTGCAACGACTTGTGAGGCCACGAAAATTTCGCAAGCGCGTATTATTTTTGTGTCCTTTTCAAAGCTTCAATCGCAGTGGAGACGTCCTGTCCAAAACACTCCCCGTCACCGCAGTCACCAGAAGTGGAATATTCGAGAGCAGCGCACTTTTAGTTCTTACTGAATTTGCTTTATCTTCGTTTTTTCACCCGAACTTCCTGAATGTGAAGCATGCCAGACATCTTGCATGAGTGGCATCTCCAGTACTCATTAAAATCacgctctctcgctctctttcgctTTTCATAGACTTGTTTGCTCTGATGTCCTGCCTACATTCAATAGAGATGAGAAAGTTGTTTCTGTAAAGACTATGCGTCTGTGAATGCGGAAGTAGATTAGACACATAGCTCAGCTCTCGTGGAAAGCTATTTTGAAGACATGTATACCGACCTaagtaagaaaataaaaaaatgcaaagCAACGTTAGAACTTGTGTGAAAATAACCGTTCGCGAAAAGCTAGAGTTTAGATTCATGCATGCCTTGAATAAATACATACATGAATAATGCATTCattcgcctttttttttattcatcgcGTTCAACCATCCAGATTACCGCTAGTGGGTTATACACGCGGGTGAAGATGGGTCTGACCTAAATTTATTCATGACGTGAAATGCTGTGAGCACAAAATTTTACCAGTGGTTAGGGGATTGTGCCTCTGCAAAAGTACTTCCGCCTGAGCCGAGAATGGAATAGTTAAGCGACCTCATTTTCGTCAGCAGTCTGTTATACCGAATAAATTAAGCTCAGAAAGAAACTCTTAATTATGCTGGATGGTTAGGCTTCATTTTCATCCACGTTAGCGTGTTTGTACTCTTCCTGTGCGCTCATTTCTGTCTGTGTTCTTCCAGGCCGTTACACAGGTTAGATGTACTAAAACAAACTTTCACGTAATCTATTGTTGGTTTAGGGGCTTAACGTCACAAGGCGAACAAGGCTATTAGAGACGCCGTGGAGGTCGCTGGATAATgttgaccacctggcgttcttaaCGTGCGCTGAAATCCCACAGTCTCGAGTAATTTTGCCTTCATCCAAGTGCGAACGCCGTGGCCGCACCCACGACTTTTGGGTCAAGCAGCCGACGACCATAACCAGTGGGGCCCCCCGGCATCTCGCATAATGTACTTTCCAAGAGTAGTAGCACAATTACAAAGCATTCGGCATCATGTACTAGCGTTTAGGGTCAATATTGTTTATATGCAGTATATTAACTTGAATCGATTGTTGCGGTTCTCCCACTTTTAGTTTACAGTAGCGATTCAGTGGAGTCCTGCTGCCTCACTCAATCGCAGACAAACCGAGGGTACAGCTCCGCCTGGGCCACCAGATGTCGTTCGACAACATCCGCGAAAGGACGGACGTCACCTTCCAGTGCGTGATCGACGCGAATCCGCCGGTCGAAGAGGTGCAGTGGATGTTCAATGGCCGAGAGTTGCGGCCCGCTCCCACAGCCGCAGAGATGCTCGGCGCGAAGCGGCCCACGCGCAACAACCTCGTCATTCGCAACATCGGCACGAGCCACTCGGGAAACTACTCTTGCCTGGGAGCCAACTCTGAAGGCGTGGGCTCGAGCGCTGAAGTCAACATACACGTCAAACGTACGTTGTGGCACGCTGTCTTAGACTGCTAGGACTAACGAACCAAAAACTTAGGAGCGAAAAATCGCGTCAGAAAACagtagaaacaaataaaaaagagccGCTGCGTTAAGTCGCGGCTTAATTTGCGGCCATAGTATGTTGTGGATAGGATAGTCATTTGTTGTACCCCTCAGGGGCGTTGCCGAATATTTATTTCGAGGGGAGGGCAGCTGGGGTCTACATCCTTTATATGTTCGTGCGTCTTTGCATCTGTGTGTGTATGCACATACATAGGAAACACAAGATTTTTGGGGTGCATATGTGATCAAGGGGGGATTGAAACCCTCATACCTCGCTGTGGCTACGCCAGTGGCGCCCGTACATACGGTgagtcccaactatcacgcagcacgatatataaaaagaggaacgtcgttacgcgaagcacacatAGTGCATATTgctcccagtatactgtagtagccactactaatcgCTTCATTAATGAAGATTatttaattagtcctaattatgtttataacatgacaaatactcacctaatcaataaaatgtcaatgaggcattcCTTGACATATAATTGCGCTATTTTCAAAAACGTACTAATTGCCtgctcgcttttctttttttactgataAAGAACGCCCACGAAATCTgaaaaaatgacacgtgactagactacAGGGCGCACCAGGGAGCAGCGTCCTCAACTCAAATAGGATCGCTGTGATGTGCCAAGTCAAAACTACGTTCCCACCTATTGCGAGTCGgggcgtagtcacgtgttatctTTCATATTTCGCgcgctttctttatcagccggaaaaattGAGcgcgtaattagtacgttgctgaaaatagcgtaGTTAGATGTCATTcgagcatgcctacatatgcctcattcagaTTTTATTGATTGGGTGAGTACTTGTCTAGTTAGGCAcattaggactaattaactaatcttcaataaagaaaaaagttagtagcggctactacagtatactggcaacaatatgcactaggtgtgcttcgcgtaacgatgATCCTGCTTTCTCTAAATCGCACGGCGTGATATTTAGGCGCCCTGAATGCATTCTTGAATTCTACGTTGTTTAGAAGATGTTAGCGCTATTACATAGCACCGTCTTCTCCTTTTCACGGACAATTGAATTCGTGCAAGTCAGAGCAATGAAAAACGAGAATTGCGCAAAAGAGCACCTAGGGACAGTTCACATAAGTCAGTCaagccataacacaataacacaagcaGGAACTCCATTCACATAGCAAcacgaaaaacaacacaaaataTAGTCAAGTCACATAACAATGTAGATATCATAAATTGCAGTAACACGACCACCGAATGTGTTGAAGATCACTACGCACAGAACGTCCAGACACATACATTATTCGCTATAGGACATCCATAATGAGGGCTACGTGTCTACGAACTATAGTCATAACATTTCATTTCTCGACTGCCTTTCCATTCTTGTTTTCGTACAGGAGGGGGAAGAGCTCTGTTGCCATTCAGCACAATTCTCAGGAAACAGTATTCGGGGACTGTTATCACTATGGTGCTAAACATATAGGTACTTCACGTAATACCACTGCCTTCTCTGACTTAGTAAAACTCTAAAACAACGAAGTCACTTCATTAGGTGTTCTGCGCCGGAGTGAAGTGGTTGAACGCACTGTAAACAGAGAGGTAATTGATAGGAAGAAAACTGTAATCGTGTAGCGAATTCTTTTTCTGCAATATCCCTAAGGTGTACAAAGTATTAGGGTTTTTAAAATTTTAGTCTACCGGTAAAGATCCATCTAGCTAAAAACATAACACTAACTTGTTAGGTGCCGTACCCCGTACTCCAATCTTCCAGTAAAATTAAAGATTAGAGCATCATTTAGGAAAGCCTCGATAGTGAGAATGATTcctgaaattcttttttttttatgcaaaggCTTATTTCTTCTCTGTTATTGTAGTTTAGTGCCTACGTCTGGTGGCGTACAATTTTTGCTTTCGgggcgtttgtatggaaggtatttCTGTCTTCCCACTCCTCTCGGCATCACTCTTTCCGCAGTAACTGCTAAGTGTTGGTGCAGCTTTCTCTTCTGCGTTCCCGGCGTATAAATTGCAAACTGACACCGCGGCTTGCAGACTCTCCGGTGTGCCGATCGCACCAGCGTGTGGTCTACACGGCTGCACGCGCCGAGGAAGTGGACGTGTCCTGCGAGGTGGAGGCCCACCCGGCAGCGGTCACTTTCCTCTGGCTTTTCAACTCGAGCCTCCAGAGCCACCAGCTCGACTCGGTCCACTGGAACGGCACCCAGAGCACGGCGCGCTACGCGGCGCATTCCACCGACGATTACGGCACGCTCCTGTGCTGGGCCCGCAACGAGGTGGGACGCCAGGAGCAGCCGTGCGTCTTTCTGGTCGTGCCCCAGGGTGAGTGGACGAGTCAAAGCGGTCGCCCCGCTACGTTGCTGCCGGCCGCCGTCTCGATGCAATAACGCGGCATCTCCACACGCGGGTCGCTTGTCTTTGTCGCTTTTATGGCGGCGCTGCCCTGAATTCCCGATCAATGTTTCCCGTGAGTGGTTGGTCGGCATACCACAGCTGCTTGATGCAGAAATGCTGCCGGATATGTTATGCCTTGCGTATTGCGTCGGACAatgcgctttgtgtgtgtgtgtgtgtgtgtgtgcgcgtgtgcgtgcgtgtgcgtgcgtgcgcgcgcgcgcgcgcgcgcgtgtgtgtgtgtgtgtgtgtgtgtgtgtgtgtgtgtgtgtgtgtgtgtgtgtgtgtgtgtgtgtgtgtgtgtgtgtgtgtgagagcgcgcgcgcgcgcgcgcgcgcgagttgGGAGATTGGTTGCGGATGCGATAGTGCAGTGAAACGTCATTGGGTACCAGACTACAATCGGTCAAAAAATCTACAATCTGAAATTACGCTCGGGTAAGCATTGCCGCGCCTAAGTTCAAAAGCGGCTGTGCGGTTCTCAATAGAATACTAGAAATTGGATTTGGAAGTCGAAGCTATTCGAAGAGGCTTTTCTTAGCAGAAAGCTTTGCGCGAATATTGTGTCTCATGAGCTTGTTACTGATATCTTACATCACTGCGATGGTGCATCAAGATGACGTTGTAGAATAGTCattaagaaaagaaaatgaaatcagTATTTGAGCTGCATTATGGATTACAAAGTTTAcaacgaaaaagaagaagaacagaAGCTCAGAGTTTCTCACGCATTCACCTAAGGCGCTTTTTCAAAGtgaaaagccatctttttttcttctcagtcgatgtattgatcctatcCTGccttcctccgaaagctttctgcacctaacgtggttttgcactgcctccaagatcggagacattctgcacttcacctgcttttgaactgcctccgtgatcggcccacctttgacagaGCGCGGTGtcttgtggtgacgtcatcacgtgacgccacTTATGTGGCACCGAAGTGGCATCGCATtgacatcgtgatgacgtcacgaattttgactatcggtgacgtcatgatggcgttatattttgacgtcatcacgtcatgatgacttttttgcctcactcgtgttgatgccgacggtcaatttctgcgtttgatgaagcatctaaggctttcgccctaataattgAAACCTCTCTACACTGCAAAGTGTCATCTTCCCTCAGGTAGAAATTCGCTGTAGTTCGCTAATTCGAATGCATAAACCACTTAAGAAATTACATCGGTAAACCGTTCCCTGCACGATCCTTTAAACGTTGCAGTGTATAACCGAAATTTATGACGCGAATTGGCGAAGGGCCATTCAAGCGGCCAATGATGGCGTGTGGCAGGAATGTTCCGAGCTATATATATTACTCAATAAATGTTCTGGCTGGTACTTCCGCAGAGACCTCGGCATCTGAGCACACTTTAGTCCAGGAAAACGTCAGAAGAAAACTTCCAGCACAGAGAGGTGTAAATTTAATTCTTTGTGCCGTAGTAATCGGACGTCCCATGGTTGGCTTGGAGACTTCAGCTCTATGCTAGGATTAAAGGATGGAGCTTCGAGAAGGTTCAGCTTTCATGAGGCAAAAGAAGCGTTGTAGGGCTTCTCAAATTTTCCACTTAAACGTCACGTCTTTAAGGTCGCTCCATTTTTAACTATAGGCTACGAGCGATTCATTCGCATGCCATGCTTTGTATAGCGCAAAGCCTGGTTTCATTCTTGTGCGCATGTGTCCCCGTAAGGCAGGCcccttattttcttatttttatttgcttttgaTGGTTCTGTCAACGCTTGCGCAAGAATGGACTTGACAAAGAATGCTTCCGATTTAAAGTGTCCCGCTTAAACAAACGCCTCGGGGCAAGAGTACAATTTATGGCTCCAGCGCTATGATATATCGCAACTGCTCGACGACGCAACCTTCTTAAGAATTCGTAGCATGCTGCGTTCAAGACTTTGGACTCTCGCAATCTTTACCGAAGTCTCCCGAATCTCTtttagaacagaaaaaaaaaagtcaatacGCCTATGCGATTGCATTCAGCAGAGGTCACCTCCTATCAATACTCAGCTCGCTTATCCAATTTCTTTCTCCTTTTATTCTGATGCGAAACGGCGTATCGCATCGATTTCTGGTATTCGCCTGACAAAAGGCGCTTAGCTCGTATAAATGCGCGGGCGCCAGTGAAATATGACCCGCCGACGGAATGAAATATTCCCCAGAGCGAGAGCTAGAAAGGAGCCTACTTTCTTTGCGAGCAACATTTATCGTTTCTACGGGGTGGTTACGTTGCGAATCGCAGCGTCTCCCGTAAAAATTGGTTACGAAAGCATTCCTATTTTTGAAGAAGAATAAAAGATGACTTACGGGGGCACAGCGTTAAACTTTCCGCAGGCAAGTCATGTCCGCTCAGTAtcgccgtcctttttttttttctttttatcgaaGATGAGAAGCGAAGTTGCGTACGTGTATCTGTGTGTGGGTAGTTGGAGAGTGGAGGAGAAGGTGAGAACACTCACGATGCGTAAGCTTATTTTTTTCTACTTGTGGAACAGGTAAATCTCATTTATATAGACGGCTAGGCTGTATACCGTAGAGGGATGCGTTACACGAGCTTCCACGAAGGAGTTTCGCAAGATACAttgtgtgccgtttttggttATATAAAGCGGAGTGACACAATGCTAACTGTGACAGAGGAGCAACTCATGAGTTATATGTCATTGTAGTAACTTCTGCGCACAATAATTTGCGCATATCGTGTTAACCCTTAACGTCTGGCTTATTACGTGTACGAAAATAGTATTGAATGCCTATGGTTCtcacgtgttttctttttcctttttttaccaGTAATCCGAATACATACAATATCCGAATAAAATTAGGAGATAAGAAATTAACGGTTGTCCTTGAAATTGTACGGAGCCCCACAGCAGAAGAATTACGCAACGTTAACAAGCGTAAGCCAATATGATTATGTAGTACATCGATAAATTCGGCATTGCCTCCTACGGCATAGGCAAGACCTTCCAGAAAAAGGCTTTGAACATATTTATTTTGGGTGGCTCACGTGACCGAGGTACAAGGTGGTCACACGCGCATTGCTGTGTCACAGCTCGTTATTGTCACGTTACTGCTAATTGTATTCGGTTAAATATTCTTCAGAAGAGGACGGCCCTTTTGAAAACTTGTCATCATATTTACGCTTAGTTAAATGTTTTTTAAGAGTCAGAATACTATCCTATTACTTAAAGTTTGGCAATGTTAAATGCACTAAGTACAGAGGAGCAATGTCCATGGTTAGTGGCAGTATCAAACCACCGTATACAAGAACAACTGTGGTTAGTAAGAAGTTAAAGCAGCAGTAGCAAAGCAATACAGCAGTAGTtgtcaagcgaaaaaaaaaactgccgaatGATCCGATCAGTTTGCATTTGACACACCGTCCATGAAGCTAGTGCATATCGAGGAAATGGAAAACTGTCGAACGATACGTACACTTAAGTACTTCGTGGTTTCATTG
Above is a window of Rhipicephalus sanguineus isolate Rsan-2018 chromosome 3, BIME_Rsan_1.4, whole genome shotgun sequence DNA encoding:
- the LOC119386845 gene encoding hemicentin-1; amino-acid sequence: MVGYPFSLKVTGLRYEDTGEYVCVVTFRDGTGRNASVRLQVVVPPELPVIVDESGRSLHGTVGPYDEGSRLTLLCRVKGGKPSPVLTWKRNGSDFPTKTLTSVAGDVKQSKLTLSSLQRNDLMATYTCVSSNNVSTPMEVSVTLELNLAPTSVQIRKSEAPISSGLTAEILCEVWGSRPPPEITWWKSSEQLNQTFVHVSQDGNLTTSVVAFSPQRSDNGQMLVCRAQNPRLRNSAREDQWELSVHYKPRVQLRLGHQMSFDNIRERTDVTFQCVIDANPPVEEVQWMFNGRELRPAPTAAEMLGAKRPTRNNLVIRNIGTSHSGNYSCLGANSEGVGSSAEVNIHVKHSPVCRSHQRVVYTAARAEEVDVSCEVEAHPAAVTFLWLFNSSLQSHQLDSVHWNGTQSTARYAAHSTDDYGTLLCWARNEVGRQEQPCVFLVVPQGTRLQLSDETLLTMLISAVTVLFLLPLCIIIALRLRNKRNDEEEGPETPKSSNHHQSQQQQQSQPHAGSKSGCGKGAHSNGKADDYWISRETTT